DNA from Helicoverpa zea isolate HzStark_Cry1AcR chromosome 5, ilHelZeax1.1, whole genome shotgun sequence:
GGGTTTTATTGCTCGTGATCTCCCATATATATTTCTTTCAATAAAAGGTGGTCTTCCCAGTCAAACAGTAGGTTGCTGAATATATTTGACATCGAGCtgactaagtaggtatatcagtCGATTCACTTTCTTTGTAACAATTAAAACTAGCTTGAGCAGGTATGTGCAACAAGCCAACGTCATGCTGACGTATCTGTGAGAATCATTAAAACTACTATTAAACTCTAACTGTAATAAacatgaaacataaaaataaactgatatATATTTGCAATGCTTACCACACTGATCCTCAGTAACACATTCATTATTATCATTCCTAATAAATCCAGGTTTGCAAACGCAAGTGGATTCACATGGTCTATATTCTTGAGTACATCCTATTCCTATGTCACGGGTGTTGCAGGACTTTTCAGGGGGACAGGACTGCACACATTTCCACTCTTCATTTTTTCCACATtctgtaaaaaaacaaatgagtttgTAACCATGTAGGCTCTTGTGTGAGTATCCAAAGTTCACCTTCAAGAAATCGGACAAcgtactgataaaaaaaaattgcaacgcCTGATATCTACTTTAAGTAGGTTGATACAGATCAATCTAAGATCTTAATTCCATCTATACAATgaccaaataattatttttaaatagtcttGGACGTTGGGCGTTGGCGTCGATTTCATAGTtttaaaaccggccaagtgcgagtcggactcgtgcacgaagggttccgtaaattacagttaaatcaacctatctcaaaaactataagagatactttgatcaaaccaaaaatcattgaaagagttaattagcatgcatcacctctattttttttagaattttataccccgtagttataaaaatagagggggggggacatactttttacgactttgagagctgatatctcaaaaaccgttcactttaagaaaaatgttttttagaaaactttatatcattttaaaagacctttccattgataccccacacgggtatgtacatcgaaaaaaaaaatttcatccctcagttacatgtatggggggccccacccccaattcttttttttactatttagtgtcatatttttgtagcggttcatacaacacatattcccatcaaatttcatcactgtagtacttatagtttccgagtaaatcggctgtgacagacggacagacggacagacggacatgacgaaactataagggttccgtttttgccattttggctacggaaccctaaaaaggagtTGATAATAGACAAGTATAAGTTGTAAAGGAGAATAAGTCAAATGAACTCAAGTAGGTATACGATATGCATGGAGGATAATTTCACAGCACAATTTTAAACATTACTTACCTGAGTTAACtccaacacaaaaaaatacacagcagGAGAAAAACGCGACACACGTGTACTTCATCATGTTGACGTCTCAACGCGTTATGATATTATCACACGCCCGtgtgtatatttatgtatactaAAGTCACGAATTGGTAAGTAATTAGGAGCAATGTTCGTAGAACTACAAtgtgaaaaataacaaaaacaactaactgcgagtcggactcgcgaaCCGAGGGTTTCATTTACCACATTGATGTAATGAAAAATATGAAAGACCAACTTAATTTTGgctttgaaaatttatttccgCTCACATCTATGTAAATCGCAGTTAGTTAACCAACAGCAAAAACAATACTTTGTGACGTAGGTAGCCGCTTCAAGATTTATGGAATTTTTCCGGTACAATTATTgtgatactagcttccgcccacaGCTTTGCCCATgtggtatgttgataaaaacccttagttaacataatattatactcTATTGTACGACATGTTGCTGAAAACCAAACTCGAAAACGGGTAAGCCGATCAGCCAATCTTATGTATGCAGTTACTAAATATCCTACATTTGTACAATACCCAAAGGCTTCTAGTTAATGCTGCAACCTAAATATTAAGTGCTTAGAGGTACTTCAGAATAAAATGCAGAGGTTTAAGaactaatattttattgcaatataAAAGAAGAAACGGTTCAAGAGTGGTAGCTATCGCCATTGAAGTCCAAATTTAGCTTCATGCTTTAAAGGCTTCGGAAACTCGGTACTTCAGAAATACAAGAGTtattatcttttaaaatacTCTAACTTATGCATTCTGTTCTTGATTTGTCGTTTCAGGGCATTTGTCAATAGGTATACAATTTCTGTTCTCGTCTCTTGCGTATCCATCCTTGCAGTAGCACTTGCGGACACATCTGTGGTTCCAGAGGTCACAGTGAGTTCTGTTGCGCTTTGACAACGTTGCACAAACATTGTCACACAATTTGCCGCAGTCATATTCCTCATTCTCCCTTGTACATATTTCTGAAAATTTTACAAATACAGTGAAATGTCCAAACTAAGTGCAGAAAGAATCCCGGCAGTTATAGCCAAAATGTTTTTCTACAATCAAAGCTGGTAGAAACAGAACAATCTTCTAGAGTTCACGAAAGCTTTCATTCGACAGCTAAGAAGACTTCTTAGCTAACTGTCTAAAAATTATCCCAATCATAACCTTGTGTCTCAGAAATTCTACCGTGTACTTGTACCAATCTTATTGAACATTAATTATCAAGTCTAATAGCAACTAATCTCATATATGCCATAtacgggtgtgtcgtacctaatcatattaaattctatcacatatgTACttaatgatattctatggcgaactgtaaaaaaaaataatctaaccaatttcagtggtttagccacaggagtcatttttcgttttcataatttacaacattatGTGTAAAGCAaggataaagttaggagtatcgaatgttttgaccagttgagaCCTTCAATGGACCTGCAAAGtaattttcaagggagaatttcagttgtttgtaatgactgacatgGTGACTGacatggtgttctaattctcgacatttttattcaattcactctgtttgaaaaattcatttattttatttttacgtattttatttttttctttgtgctagtTAACCAGTAGGTagttaacgtatttaatttaatgtgattaggtacgacacacccgatataatctGTTATATTTTGCGATGCTTACCACACTGATCTTCACTAAcacattcattattttcattcctTATAAATCCATGCTTGCAAGCACAAGTGTGTTCACATCCGTTATCTTCTGGCAAACAAGATATTCCTATGTCACGGTCGTTGCATGTTCTTTCACCGGGGCACACATCCACACATTGATACTCTTCGTTTTTTCCACAGTCTGTGAAAAGGCATATAAATGTATAGACTTGATTATGTA
Protein-coding regions in this window:
- the LOC124630539 gene encoding chymotrypsin inhibitor Ani s 6-like, coding for MMKYTCVALFSCCVLFCAGFNKDCGKNEEYQCVDVCPGERTCNDRDIGISCLPEDNGCEHTCACKHGFIRNENNECVSEDQCEICTRENEEYDCGKLCDNVCATLSKRNRTHCDLWNHRCVRKCYCKDGYARDENRNCIPIDKCPETTNQEQNA
- the LOC124630402 gene encoding serine protease inhibitor swm-1-like; this encodes MMKYTCVAFFSCCVFFCVGVNSECGKNEEWKCVQSCPPEKSCNTRDIGIGCTQEYRPCESTCVCKPGFIRNDNNECVTEDQCEICSRENEFYDCGTPCDNFCSTLAERNRTHCDVWSYTCVRKCYCKDGFARDDNRKCIPINKCPGSPKYEECD